The proteins below are encoded in one region of Podarcis raffonei isolate rPodRaf1 chromosome 6, rPodRaf1.pri, whole genome shotgun sequence:
- the SERINC3 gene encoding serine incorporator 3 isoform X1, whose protein sequence is MGAVLGVCSLASWIPCLCSGASCLLCRCCPNSKNSTVTRLIYAFLLLLSTIVACIMLAPGMEMQLKKVPGFCDKVVHCEELVGYRAVYRVSFAMAVFFFLFSLIMIQVKSSKDPRASVHNGFWFFKIAAIVGIMVGAFYIPEGPFTTALFAIGTCGAFCFILIQLVLLVDFAHSWNESWVERMEEGNSKCWYAALLACTGLFYTLSFIAVVLFYVFYTKPDACTENKFFISFNMLVCIAVSIISVLPKVQEHQPRSGLLQSSIITLYTMYLTWSAMSNEPERICNPSLLNIISQIAAPTSIPANVTAIVPVVPTPGPQKLQWWDAQSVVGLTVFVLCLLYSSIRSSNNSQVNKLTLSTSDSVILDDTTGTGSDGEDGEIRRVPDNEKDGVQYSYAFFHFMLFLASLYIMMTLTNWYSPDAEFKTLTSKWPAVWVKISSSWVCLLLYLWTLVAPLVLPNRDFN, encoded by the exons ATGGGGGCCGTGCTAGGGGTTTGTTCCTTGGCCAGCTGG ATACCATGTCTGTGCAGTGGTGCATCATGTTTGCTGTGTCGCTGTTGTCCCAACAGCAAGAACTCTACTGTGACTCGGCTTATTTATGCCTTCTTGCTTCTACTAAGTACTATTGTTGCTTGTATCATGCTGGCACCAGGAATGGAAATGCAGCTTAAAAAG GTGCCTGGATTTTGTGATAAGGTGGTTCACTGTGAAGAATTGGTTGGCTACAGAGCAGTCTACCGAGTCAGTTTTGCCATGGcggtgtttttctttctcttctcgcTAATCATGATACAAGTGAAATCAAGTAAAGATCCAAGGGCTTCTGTACATAATGG gttttGGTTCTTCAAAATAGCTGCCATTGTTGGCATCATGGTTGGAGCATTTTACATTCCAGAAGGACCTTTCACAACAG CATTGTTTGCTATTGGCACTTGTGGCGCCTTCTGCTTCATTTTAATCCAGCTGGTACTGCTTGTTGATTTTGCGCACTCCTGGAATGAATCCTGGGTTGAACGAATGGAAGAAGGAAACTCAAAATGCTGGTATGCTG CTCTGTTGGCATGTACTGGCCTTTTCTACACCCTGTCCTTTATTGCCGTTGTGCTCTTCTATGTCTTCTACACAAAACCTGATGCCTGTACTGAGAACAAGTTTTTCATCAGTTTTAATATGCTTGTCTGCATTGCTGTGTCAATCATATCAGTCCTTCCAAAAGTCCAG GAACACCAGCCTCGTTCTGGCCTTCTCCAGTCTTCTATCATTACTCTCTACACGATGTACCTCACTTGGTCAGCCATGTCCAATGAGCCTG AacgcatctgtaacccaagtCTTCTGAACATCATCAGCCAGATTGCTGCTCCTACTTCCATCCCAGCAAATGTAACTGCTATTGTACCTGTTGTTCCTACACCTGGACCACAAAAGCTGCAGTGGTGGGATGCACAGAGCGTTGTTGGACTTACAGTCTTCGTACTTTGTCTCTTGTATTCCAG TATCCGATCTTCCAACAACAGTCAAGTGAACAAACTGACTCTGTCGACAAGTGACAGCGTCATTTTGGATGATACTACCGGAACTGGTAGtgatggagaagatggagaaattcGCCGGGTACCGGATAATGAAAAGGATGGTGTCCAGTACAGTTATGCCTTCTTCCACTTCATGCTGTTCCTTGCCTCCTTGTATATCATGATGACTCTTACTAATTGGTACAG CCCTGATGCCGAATTCAAAACTCTGACAAGCAAGTGGCCAGCTGTCTGGGTGAAGATCTCCTCCAGCTGGGTTTGTCTCCTCCTCTATCTCTGGACCTTAGTGGCACCTCTTGTCCTTCCTAATCGGGACTTCAATTAA
- the SERINC3 gene encoding serine incorporator 3 isoform X2 — MCKIPCLCSGASCLLCRCCPNSKNSTVTRLIYAFLLLLSTIVACIMLAPGMEMQLKKVPGFCDKVVHCEELVGYRAVYRVSFAMAVFFFLFSLIMIQVKSSKDPRASVHNGFWFFKIAAIVGIMVGAFYIPEGPFTTALFAIGTCGAFCFILIQLVLLVDFAHSWNESWVERMEEGNSKCWYAALLACTGLFYTLSFIAVVLFYVFYTKPDACTENKFFISFNMLVCIAVSIISVLPKVQEHQPRSGLLQSSIITLYTMYLTWSAMSNEPERICNPSLLNIISQIAAPTSIPANVTAIVPVVPTPGPQKLQWWDAQSVVGLTVFVLCLLYSSIRSSNNSQVNKLTLSTSDSVILDDTTGTGSDGEDGEIRRVPDNEKDGVQYSYAFFHFMLFLASLYIMMTLTNWYSPDAEFKTLTSKWPAVWVKISSSWVCLLLYLWTLVAPLVLPNRDFN, encoded by the exons ATGTGCAAG ATACCATGTCTGTGCAGTGGTGCATCATGTTTGCTGTGTCGCTGTTGTCCCAACAGCAAGAACTCTACTGTGACTCGGCTTATTTATGCCTTCTTGCTTCTACTAAGTACTATTGTTGCTTGTATCATGCTGGCACCAGGAATGGAAATGCAGCTTAAAAAG GTGCCTGGATTTTGTGATAAGGTGGTTCACTGTGAAGAATTGGTTGGCTACAGAGCAGTCTACCGAGTCAGTTTTGCCATGGcggtgtttttctttctcttctcgcTAATCATGATACAAGTGAAATCAAGTAAAGATCCAAGGGCTTCTGTACATAATGG gttttGGTTCTTCAAAATAGCTGCCATTGTTGGCATCATGGTTGGAGCATTTTACATTCCAGAAGGACCTTTCACAACAG CATTGTTTGCTATTGGCACTTGTGGCGCCTTCTGCTTCATTTTAATCCAGCTGGTACTGCTTGTTGATTTTGCGCACTCCTGGAATGAATCCTGGGTTGAACGAATGGAAGAAGGAAACTCAAAATGCTGGTATGCTG CTCTGTTGGCATGTACTGGCCTTTTCTACACCCTGTCCTTTATTGCCGTTGTGCTCTTCTATGTCTTCTACACAAAACCTGATGCCTGTACTGAGAACAAGTTTTTCATCAGTTTTAATATGCTTGTCTGCATTGCTGTGTCAATCATATCAGTCCTTCCAAAAGTCCAG GAACACCAGCCTCGTTCTGGCCTTCTCCAGTCTTCTATCATTACTCTCTACACGATGTACCTCACTTGGTCAGCCATGTCCAATGAGCCTG AacgcatctgtaacccaagtCTTCTGAACATCATCAGCCAGATTGCTGCTCCTACTTCCATCCCAGCAAATGTAACTGCTATTGTACCTGTTGTTCCTACACCTGGACCACAAAAGCTGCAGTGGTGGGATGCACAGAGCGTTGTTGGACTTACAGTCTTCGTACTTTGTCTCTTGTATTCCAG TATCCGATCTTCCAACAACAGTCAAGTGAACAAACTGACTCTGTCGACAAGTGACAGCGTCATTTTGGATGATACTACCGGAACTGGTAGtgatggagaagatggagaaattcGCCGGGTACCGGATAATGAAAAGGATGGTGTCCAGTACAGTTATGCCTTCTTCCACTTCATGCTGTTCCTTGCCTCCTTGTATATCATGATGACTCTTACTAATTGGTACAG CCCTGATGCCGAATTCAAAACTCTGACAAGCAAGTGGCCAGCTGTCTGGGTGAAGATCTCCTCCAGCTGGGTTTGTCTCCTCCTCTATCTCTGGACCTTAGTGGCACCTCTTGTCCTTCCTAATCGGGACTTCAATTAA